A portion of the Luxibacter massiliensis genome contains these proteins:
- a CDS encoding sporulation initiation factor Spo0A C-terminal domain-containing protein, giving the protein MMKKDVVDTLLCIGIPASIKGFTYICDAMEIFDTDSYYTDGKVCALYHEIARRRDTTSSRVERAMRRAFEIAITKGDPKKVEKYLDTVNTQNSNLLRTLYIRIKQEETPALTPRYLCGVENCDIKKQVYQEMLIWFSKELEYALEKLSAARK; this is encoded by the coding sequence ATGATGAAGAAGGATGTAGTTGACACACTACTATGCATCGGGATTCCCGCTAGTATCAAGGGATTTACCTACATTTGCGATGCTATGGAGATATTTGACACCGATTCCTACTATACAGATGGGAAGGTCTGTGCACTTTATCATGAAATTGCCCGCCGGAGAGATACAACATCCTCCCGCGTAGAGCGCGCAATGCGACGTGCATTTGAAATAGCAATCACAAAAGGAGACCCAAAAAAGGTCGAAAAGTATTTGGATACTGTAAATACACAAAATTCCAATTTACTCAGGACACTCTATATCAGAATAAAACAGGAGGAAACCCCCGCCCTCACCCCGAGATATCTCTGCGGTGTTGAGAATTGCGATATAAAAAAACAGGTTTACCAGGAGATGCTTATCTGGTTTTCCAAGGAGCTGGAATATGCCCTCGAAAAATTATCGGCTGCCAGAAAGTAA
- a CDS encoding DeoR/GlpR family DNA-binding transcription regulator: protein MLAIERRNEILERLQAERRVVVSELSQIYEVSEETIRRDLEKLVNDGFAIKSYGGAVINESINIDLPFNIRKNHNVIGKQYIAEAIASRIHDGESVMLDASSTAVYVAKALKGKKNLTLITNSIEIIVELFDVPDLTVLSTGGVSRGGSFALVGPQTDKMLRSYHVDKAVISCKGFDLSSGITDSDELLANNKKTMLDSAKEKILAVDSSKLGKTAFTVVGMPEDITTVVTDKRPPSKWLQVFKELGIECIYPE from the coding sequence ATGCTTGCGATAGAGAGACGGAATGAAATATTAGAAAGGCTGCAGGCTGAACGGCGTGTGGTGGTAAGTGAACTGAGCCAGATTTACGAAGTGTCGGAGGAGACCATACGCAGAGATCTGGAAAAGCTTGTAAATGATGGCTTTGCCATCAAAAGCTATGGCGGTGCGGTTATCAATGAAAGTATAAATATAGATTTGCCCTTTAATATTCGGAAAAATCATAATGTGATTGGCAAACAGTACATCGCTGAGGCCATAGCGTCCAGGATTCATGACGGCGAAAGTGTTATGCTAGATGCAAGTTCCACGGCTGTATATGTTGCCAAAGCACTGAAAGGGAAAAAAAATCTGACATTGATTACTAACTCAATAGAAATTATTGTGGAGCTGTTTGATGTGCCAGATTTGACTGTACTTTCCACCGGAGGCGTATCAAGAGGCGGTTCTTTTGCCCTTGTGGGGCCCCAGACTGACAAAATGCTGCGTTCCTATCATGTGGATAAAGCTGTAATATCCTGTAAAGGATTTGACCTTTCATCTGGAATTACAGATTCTGACGAACTTCTCGCCAATAATAAGAAAACAATGCTGGATTCGGCAAAGGAGAAGATATTAGCCGTGGACAGCAGTAAATTGGGGAAAACAGCTTTTACAGTTGTGGGAATGCCTGAAGATATTACAACAGTTGTTACAGATAAAAGACCTCCGTCAAAGTGGCTGCAGGTATTTAAAGAATTAGGGATAGAGTGTATCTATCCAGAATAG
- a CDS encoding ferredoxin, protein MKATIDRDGCIGCGLCAGTCPEIFSMADDGLAEVTAEITSDTESTAQEAADNCPVSVIHVE, encoded by the coding sequence ATGAAAGCTACCATTGACAGAGACGGGTGTATCGGATGTGGACTCTGTGCTGGAACCTGTCCAGAAATATTTAGTATGGCCGATGACGGCCTGGCGGAGGTTACTGCTGAAATTACATCTGATACAGAAAGTACTGCGCAGGAAGCCGCAGATAACTGCCCGGTAAGTGTAATCCATGTAGAGTAA
- a CDS encoding helix-turn-helix transcriptional regulator produces MKDRIKLIRKNAGMTQQEFAKRIGVSRNTIATYETSVRVPIDAILISLCREFNVDETWLRTGKGEMYVETNPDVKLSQWFGRLLCEDPASFKKQFILTLSELTEGEWGALQKLVDALISKRPSG; encoded by the coding sequence TTGAAAGATCGTATAAAGCTTATCAGAAAGAATGCCGGTATGACCCAGCAAGAATTCGCAAAGCGTATTGGGGTTTCCAGAAATACTATTGCCACTTATGAGACAAGTGTGAGGGTTCCGATTGATGCAATACTTATATCCTTATGCCGGGAATTTAACGTAGATGAAACGTGGCTTAGAACTGGAAAAGGGGAGATGTATGTAGAGACAAACCCTGATGTAAAATTATCCCAATGGTTTGGGCGGCTGCTGTGTGAGGATCCGGCTTCGTTTAAGAAACAGTTCATACTTACATTGAGCGAACTCACGGAAGGTGAATGGGGTGCTCTGCAGAAATTAGTTGACGCTCTTATTTCCAAAAGGCCTTCTGGTTAA
- a CDS encoding D-alanyl-D-alanine carboxypeptidase family protein encodes MVPIDGACHSSDDVHFAAVFYCFPGESYIKEGGNIEISGIYSVRETFENGKNMTFTNTNELINPKSTYYYSPAIGIKTGNSANAGSGLVSAAVINNTTYICVVMGGTSDGRYQDSLNVFYDLETGWSIQ; translated from the coding sequence ATGGTGCCCATTGACGGGGCATGCCATTCCAGTGATGATGTTCATTTTGCAGCAGTTTTTTACTGTTTTCCAGGAGAAAGTTATATAAAAGAGGGTGGGAATATTGAAATTTCAGGTATTTACAGTGTCAGAGAAACTTTTGAAAATGGAAAAAATATGACATTCACAAATACAAATGAACTGATAAATCCTAAAAGTACATATTATTATTCCCCGGCAATTGGTATAAAAACAGGAAATAGTGCAAATGCAGGAAGTGGACTTGTATCGGCGGCTGTGATTAACAACACAACATATATCTGCGTAGTAATGGGGGGAACCTCAGATGGCAGATATCAGGACAGCCTGAATGTTTTTTATGATTTAGAAACTGGATGGAGTATTCAGTAG
- a CDS encoding helix-turn-helix domain-containing protein produces MAIGGRLRKRRVEMDLSRNKLAEMVHVTPSAIANYENGVSYPKPDILISLIIALEVDANYLYQDYLSNNTIRRIYGNELSEEEKEAVAKYRYLTKNGKRLVRMIIDEEYMRIQAEDWTTLPCWQPGSRVNNTGFILQDMAQTIRIPKMYLPGETDFCLQIQIDRYEPIFQKYDVIAVKGGKVRHNEMGIFSLNDVCYIRVLCKDGDSIRLRALNVMDPEIEVAKDDRFRCIGKVLGKVYGTYEIKDN; encoded by the coding sequence ATGGCCATTGGTGGAAGATTGCGCAAACGCCGTGTGGAGATGGATCTTTCTAGGAATAAGCTTGCCGAAATGGTCCATGTCACACCCTCAGCTATAGCAAATTATGAGAATGGAGTGAGCTATCCTAAGCCAGATATACTTATCTCCTTGATTATTGCTCTTGAAGTAGATGCGAACTACCTATACCAGGACTACTTGTCAAATAATACGATCCGCAGGATATATGGCAATGAACTTTCCGAGGAAGAGAAGGAAGCTGTGGCAAAATATAGGTATTTGACGAAAAATGGCAAGCGTCTAGTAAGAATGATCATAGATGAAGAATATATGCGTATACAGGCTGAAGACTGGACAACGCTGCCTTGTTGGCAGCCTGGGAGCAGGGTCAACAATACTGGATTTATTTTGCAGGATATGGCCCAGACTATAAGGATTCCTAAAATGTATCTGCCGGGGGAGACGGATTTCTGCCTGCAGATACAGATTGACCGTTATGAGCCTATATTTCAAAAATATGATGTGATAGCTGTAAAGGGGGGCAAGGTCAGACATAATGAGATGGGGATTTTCTCTCTGAATGACGTGTGTTATATCAGAGTCCTGTGTAAAGATGGAGACTCTATACGTCTTAGGGCGCTCAATGTTATGGATCCTGAAATTGAAGTGGCAAAAGATGACCGGTTTCGCTGCATTGGGAAAGTTTTAGGGAAAGTCTATGGGACATATGAAATTAAGGACAACTAG
- a CDS encoding phosphate propanoyltransferase has translation MDNSNVAMITKMVLEAVERQKSSDDTGYMVPIGVSARHVHLTQEHVEALFGEGYQLTRKKELMGGQYASNELVTIVGLKLRAIENVRILGPVRSKSQVEISATDAIRLGVKAPIRESGNVAGSAAIAVVGPKGAIYLDEGCIIAKRHIHMSPKDAMAAGVHDGDTVSVKADNERGTVFNHVQIRVDDSFTLEMHIDTDEANAAKIVTGDTVRIIK, from the coding sequence ATGGATAACAGTAATGTAGCAATGATAACAAAAATGGTTCTGGAAGCAGTGGAGAGGCAAAAATCATCAGATGATACAGGATATATGGTGCCAATCGGCGTATCCGCAAGACATGTCCATCTGACACAGGAGCATGTGGAAGCTTTATTCGGGGAAGGCTATCAGCTGACCAGGAAAAAGGAACTGATGGGCGGCCAGTATGCTTCCAATGAGCTAGTTACAATCGTAGGCCTGAAGTTAAGGGCCATAGAAAATGTTAGGATCTTAGGACCAGTAAGAAGTAAGTCACAAGTAGAGATTTCTGCTACAGACGCTATACGCCTTGGCGTAAAGGCTCCCATCAGAGAATCCGGAAATGTTGCTGGTTCAGCTGCGATTGCGGTGGTTGGGCCTAAAGGCGCGATTTATTTGGATGAAGGCTGTATTATTGCAAAGAGGCATATCCACATGTCTCCCAAGGACGCAATGGCAGCCGGAGTCCATGATGGCGATACAGTATCTGTCAAGGCAGATAATGAAAGAGGTACTGTATTTAACCATGTGCAGATCCGTGTGGATGACAGCTTTACCCTCGAAATGCATATAGATACTGATGAGGCAAATGCGGCGAAGATTGTTACGGGAGATACAGTCAGGATTATTAAATAA
- a CDS encoding BMC domain-containing protein, producing the protein MGQAYGFFEIPSVTAAVVAIDIMCKTAEVQLVTWEKKLGGRLVTIIIRGDVSAVTQAIETAAANGIKEPVAHVVIASPHEEVIKLINNSANRIS; encoded by the coding sequence ATGGGACAGGCATATGGATTTTTTGAAATCCCTAGTGTAACAGCGGCAGTGGTGGCCATAGATATTATGTGTAAAACAGCAGAGGTACAGCTTGTTACCTGGGAGAAAAAGTTAGGTGGAAGACTTGTTACAATTATCATCCGCGGAGATGTGTCTGCTGTAACGCAAGCCATTGAAACTGCTGCAGCAAATGGAATTAAAGAACCCGTAGCGCATGTGGTGATAGCAAGTCCCCATGAAGAGGTCATCAAGCTAATCAATAACAGCGCAAACCGTATAAGCTAG
- a CDS encoding BMC domain-containing protein has product MSQEALGMVETRGLVASIEAADTMLKAANVVLVGTEKIGSGLVTVMVRGDVGAVKSAVESGAEAAGRLGELVATHVIPRPHTDVEKILPAVK; this is encoded by the coding sequence ATGTCACAGGAAGCATTAGGAATGGTAGAAACAAGAGGTCTGGTAGCATCAATTGAAGCAGCAGATACAATGCTTAAGGCTGCAAACGTTGTGTTAGTAGGGACAGAGAAGATTGGTTCCGGCCTTGTAACAGTTATGGTCCGCGGAGATGTGGGAGCAGTAAAATCTGCAGTTGAATCAGGCGCAGAAGCGGCAGGAAGGCTTGGAGAATTAGTAGCTACACATGTAATCCCAAGGCCACATACAGATGTTGAGAAAATTCTTCCGGCAGTGAAATAA
- a CDS encoding EAL domain-containing protein translates to MRKEDGLVSDYRGPFIVRGIQIIFISGIIIVALLVSVWNALGLKDALNRRTQEYLNDKTSQMTGTIHDSIQFNIDSLLMIADSVGQIRSFQEGQNLQEFLERKARILDFDSVIQIDREGGGVSSNPDSSVKHDILCDLPSVQASFEGEVCTSYLGGQEIFYSVPVYVQDEVSDVIVGIRSKESMQEMIDSKSFDGRTLSCIIDSSGQVVLSPSDLKPFLQLDDLFKSDQDGELALEIENMGENMEEGKEGVLEFASSTQEDLFLSYNSLGVNDWFLLTIIPNDLISGGSEAYILRFYLILGFMSLVFLAFIIMVFHLFNESRRRLEHFAFLDDVTGGMNNAAFQLKYREASQSMKPFSYTIVMLDVKGFKLVNEMFGIDGGNHMLSYIYEVIRHYINVKDNEFVARSESDHFFLCMKECEPVMIQTRLNQIIKEVNAFRNTDVSPFPVVFQQGACIINDPGQEITILQDRTRIAYQSMENESCEKCIFYDDIFAEKIKKEQELNALFEESLKNNDFQVYLQPKISTKDSMVAGAEALVRWVHPQKGMIFPSDFIPLFEKNGKICRLDLYMFESVCRLIDDWRNRGRELVPISVNLSRQHFQHEGYLEPFAKVARKYNIPEGIIELELTESTFFDDKQINIVKEGISQMHKLGFKCSLDDFGSGFSSLGLLKEFDVDVLKLDRRFFLDMSRKKAKDVISCLIELAAKLHVKTVAEGIEELWQVEYLRRVNCDMIQGYVYSKPLPVNEFERWTDRKQQA, encoded by the coding sequence ATGAGAAAGGAAGATGGTTTGGTTTCTGACTATCGGGGACCTTTTATTGTGAGAGGAATCCAGATTATTTTTATTTCTGGTATAATTATTGTGGCGCTACTGGTTTCAGTCTGGAATGCATTAGGGCTGAAAGATGCATTGAACCGCAGGACCCAGGAGTATTTGAATGATAAGACATCGCAGATGACAGGGACTATACATGATTCAATTCAGTTTAATATAGATTCTCTGTTAATGATTGCAGATTCAGTTGGACAGATCAGAAGCTTCCAGGAAGGCCAGAACCTGCAGGAGTTTTTAGAAAGAAAAGCGCGGATCTTGGATTTTGATTCTGTGATACAGATAGACAGAGAAGGGGGCGGGGTATCCTCCAACCCAGATTCATCTGTAAAGCATGACATACTGTGCGATTTGCCCAGCGTGCAGGCCTCTTTTGAGGGAGAAGTCTGTACAAGTTATCTGGGCGGCCAGGAGATCTTTTATTCTGTCCCAGTATATGTACAGGATGAAGTCTCAGATGTAATTGTGGGCATACGCAGTAAGGAGAGTATGCAGGAGATGATCGACTCCAAAAGCTTTGATGGACGTACCTTAAGCTGTATTATTGACAGCAGCGGCCAAGTTGTACTTTCCCCCAGCGACCTGAAACCCTTTCTTCAGTTAGATGATTTGTTTAAGAGTGACCAAGATGGGGAACTGGCTTTAGAGATAGAGAACATGGGCGAGAATATGGAGGAGGGGAAGGAGGGCGTTCTGGAGTTTGCCTCCAGCACCCAGGAGGACTTATTCCTGTCCTACAATTCGCTTGGTGTGAATGACTGGTTTTTACTTACGATTATTCCCAATGACCTCATATCAGGAGGGTCAGAGGCATACATTTTACGATTCTATCTGATTTTAGGATTCATGTCCCTGGTGTTCCTTGCATTTATAATAATGGTATTTCACTTATTCAATGAGAGCCGCAGGAGGCTGGAGCATTTTGCTTTTCTCGATGACGTGACGGGAGGGATGAATAATGCAGCTTTCCAGCTGAAATACCGGGAGGCCTCCCAGTCCATGAAACCCTTTAGCTATACAATCGTTATGCTGGATGTGAAGGGGTTCAAGCTGGTGAATGAAATGTTTGGCATAGATGGAGGAAATCATATGCTTTCTTACATCTATGAAGTGATCCGGCATTACATAAATGTAAAGGATAATGAGTTTGTGGCCCGGAGTGAGTCAGATCATTTCTTTTTATGTATGAAAGAGTGTGAGCCGGTCATGATCCAGACAAGGCTGAATCAGATTATTAAAGAAGTAAATGCTTTCCGCAATACGGACGTATCCCCATTCCCAGTTGTTTTCCAGCAGGGGGCATGCATTATTAATGATCCTGGACAGGAAATAACGATTCTTCAGGACCGGACGAGAATTGCATATCAGAGCATGGAAAATGAAAGCTGTGAAAAATGTATTTTTTACGATGATATATTCGCAGAGAAGATCAAGAAAGAGCAGGAGCTCAACGCTTTGTTTGAGGAGTCTCTGAAGAACAATGATTTCCAGGTTTATCTGCAGCCTAAGATTAGTACGAAGGATAGTATGGTGGCAGGGGCAGAGGCGCTTGTGCGCTGGGTTCATCCTCAGAAGGGGATGATTTTCCCTTCCGATTTTATTCCGTTGTTTGAAAAGAACGGCAAAATATGCCGCTTAGATTTGTATATGTTTGAATCTGTATGCAGGCTTATTGATGACTGGAGGAACAGGGGGCGGGAATTGGTTCCGATTTCAGTCAACCTGTCCAGGCAGCATTTCCAGCATGAGGGATATTTGGAACCTTTTGCCAAGGTTGCTCGGAAATACAACATTCCTGAGGGGATCATTGAATTAGAGCTGACGGAGTCCACCTTTTTTGATGACAAACAGATTAATATAGTAAAAGAAGGCATTAGCCAAATGCATAAATTAGGGTTTAAGTGCTCACTGGATGATTTCGGCTCTGGATTTTCTTCATTGGGACTTTTGAAAGAGTTTGATGTGGATGTTCTGAAATTAGACAGGCGGTTTTTCCTGGATATGTCCAGAAAAAAGGCAAAGGATGTGATTTCCTGTCTGATTGAACTGGCTGCAAAGCTCCACGTTAAAACTGTGGCAGAGGGGATTGAGGAACTCTGGCAAGTGGAATATCTGCGCCGGGTAAATTGTGATATGATTCAGGGATATGTATATTCTAAGCCGCTGCCAGTAAATGAGTTTGAGAGATGGACGGACAGAAAACAACAGGCTTAA
- a CDS encoding SLBB domain-containing protein, translated as MEIKELSSLLQQSGIVGAGGAGFPTYAKLDKRADTIILNCAECEPLLRLHRQLLEKYAREIVRTFHMIGQAVEARDIIIGIKKAYKKTIEALEDVIGDYPGVRLGLLEEVYPAGDEVVLIYEVTGKVVRPGGLPIESGVAVFNVETVYNIYRAVSQEAPVTDKLVSVVGEVKAPVTVRVPLGTSIDETVQMAGGITVENPAYFIGGPMMGFIGGGLWPVTKTTNAVLVLPEEHLIIQRKMRKASIDLKRAAACCCQCTMCTDLCPRHLLGHPIEPHLFMRAATCKDIQKPDIFINTMFCSSCGLCEMYSCMQGLSPRSLMAEYKAGLKANGIKPPQDVVPEAAGKEREYRKVPMQRLMARLDLDRYDREAPLDEEPVSVKRVKVLLSQHIGAPALAIASIGDEVEKGQMIAKPGTGLSVGIHASISGTVTEVSEKYIIIEKQEGRAGK; from the coding sequence ATGGAAATAAAAGAATTGAGCAGCCTATTGCAGCAAAGTGGCATTGTTGGTGCAGGTGGTGCAGGATTTCCAACCTATGCAAAGCTAGACAAGCGCGCAGATACTATCATTCTCAATTGTGCAGAGTGTGAACCATTATTGAGGTTACATAGGCAGCTCCTGGAAAAATATGCCAGGGAAATTGTCCGTACATTTCATATGATTGGCCAGGCTGTGGAAGCCAGGGATATCATTATCGGCATTAAGAAAGCTTATAAGAAAACCATTGAAGCACTGGAGGATGTAATCGGAGATTATCCAGGGGTCAGGCTTGGACTTTTAGAGGAAGTGTATCCTGCCGGGGATGAAGTTGTACTGATTTATGAAGTGACCGGAAAAGTAGTCAGGCCCGGAGGACTTCCAATTGAAAGTGGCGTGGCTGTATTTAATGTAGAAACGGTTTATAATATATATAGGGCAGTCAGTCAGGAAGCTCCGGTTACAGATAAACTGGTGTCCGTTGTTGGGGAAGTAAAGGCTCCAGTAACGGTGCGTGTCCCCCTAGGGACTTCCATTGACGAGACTGTGCAGATGGCAGGCGGCATTACAGTGGAAAACCCGGCATACTTTATTGGCGGCCCTATGATGGGGTTCATTGGCGGCGGCCTTTGGCCCGTAACCAAGACTACCAATGCAGTTCTTGTTTTGCCGGAGGAGCATTTGATTATCCAAAGGAAAATGCGAAAGGCATCCATAGACCTGAAACGTGCGGCAGCATGCTGCTGTCAGTGTACTATGTGTACAGATTTGTGCCCCAGACATCTCCTGGGACATCCTATTGAACCTCATTTATTTATGCGTGCGGCTACTTGTAAGGACATACAGAAGCCAGACATATTTATCAATACAATGTTCTGCTCTTCCTGCGGCCTATGTGAGATGTATTCCTGTATGCAGGGATTGTCACCCCGCAGCCTGATGGCTGAGTATAAGGCAGGACTTAAAGCTAATGGGATAAAGCCGCCCCAGGATGTAGTGCCGGAAGCAGCGGGCAAGGAGAGGGAGTACCGGAAAGTCCCTATGCAGCGTCTTATGGCACGCTTAGATCTGGATAGATATGACAGGGAAGCGCCCTTGGACGAGGAGCCTGTTTCCGTGAAAAGAGTAAAAGTCCTTTTAAGCCAGCATATTGGAGCGCCGGCCCTGGCTATTGCCAGCATAGGCGATGAGGTAGAAAAGGGGCAGATGATTGCTAAACCAGGCACGGGATTGAGCGTGGGGATCCACGCGAGTATCAGTGGGACGGTTACGGAGGTAAGTGAGAAATACATCATAATAGAAAAGCAGGAAGGACGTGCAGGTAAATGA
- a CDS encoding BMC domain-containing protein encodes MSKAIGMVEYKTVSAGVVAADAMVKTSAVTIIEAQTVCPGKYIVIISGDLSAVNAAVEVSRTVYGKHLINSFILGNPHESIFPAIYGTTGIEAVSALGIMETYDATSIIVAADEAAKTAIVDLIELRIARGMCGKSYLMLTGEIAAVEAAIERAKSAAAVEGMYLDSSVIAHPDEQIRRAIL; translated from the coding sequence ATGAGCAAGGCAATTGGAATGGTAGAATATAAGACTGTTTCAGCAGGCGTGGTAGCAGCAGATGCCATGGTCAAGACTTCCGCAGTGACAATTATAGAGGCACAGACAGTCTGTCCTGGAAAATATATTGTGATTATATCAGGGGACTTAAGCGCTGTAAACGCTGCCGTTGAAGTATCCCGGACCGTGTATGGAAAGCACCTGATTAACAGTTTTATACTGGGAAATCCTCACGAGTCAATATTTCCTGCTATTTATGGCACCACAGGAATCGAAGCAGTTTCTGCCCTTGGCATTATGGAAACATATGATGCCACATCTATAATTGTTGCGGCCGATGAGGCGGCTAAAACAGCAATTGTGGATTTGATTGAGCTTAGGATTGCCCGGGGAATGTGCGGTAAATCATATTTGATGCTCACAGGTGAGATCGCTGCAGTGGAGGCGGCCATTGAACGGGCAAAATCAGCCGCTGCAGTGGAAGGTATGTATTTGGATTCGTCTGTGATCGCACATCCAGATGAACAGATACGCAGGGCAATATTGTAG
- a CDS encoding EutN/CcmL family microcompartment protein encodes MLIGKVKGSVVSTRKCENLVGNKFMIVDVLEHMQTGAKQLIAIDKIGAGIGEYVLVAQGSAARIGSGMPDVPVDAAIVGIIDDGTGLE; translated from the coding sequence ATGCTGATAGGAAAAGTAAAGGGAAGTGTTGTATCAACACGCAAATGCGAGAATTTAGTCGGCAATAAATTTATGATTGTAGACGTCCTGGAGCATATGCAGACTGGGGCAAAACAGCTTATTGCCATTGATAAAATTGGAGCGGGCATAGGGGAGTATGTGCTAGTGGCGCAGGGAAGTGCGGCACGGATTGGCTCTGGCATGCCTGATGTGCCTGTTGACGCTGCCATTGTAGGAATTATTGACGATGGTACAGGACTGGAGTAG
- a CDS encoding 1-propanol dehydrogenase PduQ — MKSFDIKTKIYFGDQALDRLTEIPYNKVLVITDPFMAQSNMINLILDPLKKGKIQYDIFKDVVPDPPIEKISEGVKKMLEYRPDAIVAVGGGSAIDSSKSIREFALRVDNYGDVGLIAIPTTSGTGSEVTSFAVVSDPAEQMKYPLVSEKLTPNEAILDAELVKSVPPAITADTGMDVFTHALEACVSTNRNDFSTALAEKAIEICGVFLLRAYLDGNDTHARQKMHSASCLAGLAFNSASLGLNHGMAHQLGARFHIPHGRANAMLLPHIIEFNSDINKHSKSRSEYLPAVKRYSTVAQLLGLSSYNKIMTVRSLVNWVQFMLKEMDIPLSISQMEKISEEEYFAAIDQMADAALADGCTVTNPRVPRKADVVEIYKNLW, encoded by the coding sequence ATGAAGAGCTTTGATATAAAGACAAAAATTTATTTTGGAGATCAGGCCTTAGACCGCCTGACTGAGATTCCGTATAATAAAGTACTGGTCATTACTGACCCGTTTATGGCACAGAGTAATATGATTAATCTGATTCTGGATCCCCTGAAGAAGGGAAAGATTCAGTATGATATTTTTAAGGATGTTGTGCCGGACCCTCCCATTGAGAAGATCAGTGAGGGCGTTAAAAAGATGCTGGAGTATAGGCCCGATGCTATTGTGGCAGTTGGGGGAGGTTCAGCTATAGATTCATCTAAATCTATCCGTGAGTTTGCACTCCGTGTAGATAATTATGGTGATGTGGGTTTAATAGCAATTCCCACGACAAGCGGAACAGGTTCAGAGGTAACTTCGTTTGCAGTTGTGTCTGATCCGGCGGAACAAATGAAATATCCTCTGGTGTCAGAAAAATTGACTCCGAATGAGGCTATATTGGATGCTGAATTGGTAAAAAGCGTCCCTCCTGCTATTACGGCAGATACAGGGATGGATGTGTTCACCCATGCTTTGGAGGCCTGTGTAAGTACAAATAGAAATGATTTTTCCACTGCACTTGCCGAGAAAGCTATAGAGATATGTGGTGTGTTCCTTCTCAGGGCATATCTGGACGGCAACGATACACATGCAAGACAGAAAATGCATTCAGCTTCCTGCTTGGCAGGCCTGGCTTTTAATTCAGCGTCATTAGGACTGAACCATGGGATGGCCCATCAGCTTGGGGCCAGGTTCCATATACCCCATGGGCGGGCCAATGCAATGCTGCTTCCGCATATTATTGAGTTCAACAGTGACATAAATAAACACAGTAAGAGCCGTTCAGAGTATCTTCCGGCTGTTAAGAGATATTCCACAGTAGCCCAGTTATTGGGGTTGAGCAGTTATAATAAGATTATGACCGTCAGATCTCTTGTGAACTGGGTACAGTTTATGCTAAAGGAAATGGATATCCCATTGTCGATTTCTCAGATGGAAAAGATTTCGGAGGAAGAGTATTTTGCAGCTATTGACCAGATGGCAGATGCGGCGCTGGCAGATGGGTGTACAGTGACAAATCCCCGTGTTCCCAGAAAAGCTGATGTAGTAGAGATATATAAAAACTTGTGGTAG